Proteins found in one Brachypodium distachyon strain Bd21 chromosome 5, Brachypodium_distachyon_v3.0, whole genome shotgun sequence genomic segment:
- the LOC112269225 gene encoding uncharacterized protein LOC112269225, with translation MEQPEMEMEMEQPAAVSEVLGLDHLLDQILLRLDIPVFLVLASQVNKSWRRRATDRDFLVRFRDRLASRPRPRPLGFYVSFVDALGLQHSAQDRTKFVPMSQHPKLADVMNDAFFGNFGDNLDPDEKPVVMDCRNGRVLLNQSRRDAGPYVVLGPLDPAPAPALLPPLPPHPLRNKMFWFLGDYRRDGTLCVYVGIPTQLHQPKDMVRLALLQGDNWVSNVSYVTGLSATLGFPFDQLLVGDNLYMLSSNGYIVRLDLVSMRFRVIQLPDWWTDLDADKQILSRAYNDFGINFIEIKGLHLHVWVCKSDGGNAGTWMLEADISLPAAFGDLANLIADEDGDVVDEPDDGRTRNVEEVYGRLVEDGEVFRIRHFMMT, from the exons ATGGAGCAgccggagatggagatggagatggagcagCCGGCCGCCGTCTCGGAGGTGCTCGGCCTCGACCACCTCCTCGACCAGATCTTGCTCCGCCTCGACATTCccgtcttcctcgtcctcgcctccCAAGTCAACAAGTCCTGGAGAAGGCGCGCCACCGACCGGGATTTCCTCGTCCGCTTCCGCGACCGCCTCGCTAGCCGCCCTCGTCCTCGGCCCCTCGGCTTCTACGTCAGCTTCGTCGACGCCCTCGGCCTCCAGCACTCGGCCCAGGACCGCACCAAGTTCGTGCCCATGTCTCAGCACCCCAAGCTCGCGGATGTCATGAACGACGCCTTCTTCGGCAACTTCGGCGACAACCTCGACCCCGACGAAAAACCAGTTGTCATGGACTGCCGGAacggccgcgtcctcctcAATCAgagccgccgcgacgccggtCCTTACGTTGTGCTCGGCCCGCTGGACCCAGCGCCAGCCCCGGCCCTCTTACCGCCTCTGCCGCCACATCCCCTTCGTAACAAGATGTTCTGGTTCCTCGGCGACTACCGCCGCGACGGGACGTTGTGCGTCTACGTCGGCATCCCCACTCAGCTCCATCAGCCGAAAGATATGGTGCGCTTGGCCCTCCTGCAAGGAGACAACTGGGTCAGCAACGTCTCCTACGTCACAGGGCTCTCTGCTACGCTTGGATTTCCCTTTGATCAATTGCTTGTGGGCGACAACCTCTACATGCTTTCCTCCAACGGCTACATTGTTCGCTTGGATTTGGTCTCCATGAGGTTCCGTGTCATCCAGCTTCCAGATTGGTGGACTGACTTGGACGCGGATAAGCAGATACTCTCACGAGCATATAATGATTTTGGGATCAACTTCATCGAGATCAAGGGCTTACATCTGCATGTTTGGGTCTGCAAGAGCGATGGTGGCAATGCGGGCACGTGGATGCTGGAGGCTGACATTTCTCTGCCCGCGGCATTTGGTGATCTTGCAAACCTTATTGCTGATGAGGACGGTGATGTTGTTGATGAACCAGATGATGGGAG GACCAGGAATGTTGAGGAGGTGTATGGCAGGTTGGTGGAAGATGGTGAAGTGTTTCGCATCCGCCACTTTATGATGACCTGA